DNA from Brachionichthys hirsutus isolate HB-005 chromosome 3, CSIRO-AGI_Bhir_v1, whole genome shotgun sequence:
CATCATAGACAAAGTGTGGCAGAATGAATGAACACGTCCCGGGGATGTCTATCAGTGCACCAACAGGGAGGTGAAGACATGAGGGAGGACTGCCGCCTAAAAACAACCATTTTCATCTCATCACAGAAACAGAACCTGCCTGTCTCCTTGCTTTGTGCCAGTCCTCTGAACTCGAACACACCCACAGCAAGGATGATCACGGACGTAGACGTCATTCACACGCCTGTTTGATTGTACTACATCGCAGGCAAACACAGTTTTAGGAGGAGGATGTTGTTTAAGGCTGAGATCCCTGTTTTGCTCAGGCGTCCCTGGAAAACATTAAATTACTGCGTTTTACCAGCCTGCTGCCATCATCAAAAAGTGACAAATCTGACCTAATTTCCAGGCCAGAAGAAAAGAATAGGCAACTAACACACAAAGAGCATGAAAAGAATCTTGACTGTCCAAAACCGCAGAATAGTGTTGgtaaaaaacatgtaaatagcAATTATTCTAAAGTGTGTGTTACGCAATCCAACAATGCCACTGGAAGGGCCGCCTTCCTTCAGTCACTAAGCATTCTGACAGCTTCCAAAACCATCTTCTACCCCTCAGTTTTGAGTCTGCATCTGGCCGACCGAAGGGGTGGAGGGTGGGCATCATGATTAGGATGAAGAATGAGAAGGGATCCATCGGCAGTTTTATTGTGCCAGAAAATGAGTTCAGTCTAATCGCAGTAAACTATTCTTTAGGTATTCGCTCGCTTGCTGTCTCGCCGTTGGTGGAAGCGAGAGAGCAGGCGGGAATCATGCACCTCGCCCAGGCAGCAAGGAGCTTACTGCTCCGCCCACTGAGGGAGGAActagggggagggagagagagagagagagagagagagagagagagttgctGGTTTAGGTAGAGTAAACAACGCGGGGTGAGGCGGGGACAGCCTTTGCCTCGCTGGCTTCCTCAGCAAATATTACATGCTTTACTCAAGGAGCACCAAACCACAGAGCTGCGTTGAGCTGTCACTGTATTTTACTGCTATCCAATGTTTGCAGTATTATATGAAGTATTTCAATGCTACTTTATCTATGCATTGGTGAAagacataataaaaataagaatgaatTCAGGGTCTGACTCTGCTCTCACATCACTTACACAGTGAGGCTAGACGTATACTTTCCTGTCCTCAGGCGCTGTGGTTAAAGCGATCCCTGAGTGCagacaaatcggtctaaaaacacaagaatatacctctactacCTTAATACATATACTTCTTATAAGATAAAGAATCTGTTTTGTTCGGAGGCCGCCACTGTTGTTTGGCATTCTGGGTGcgacgtgaaacggctgcagcacccagAATGGACGGTTGCTCTCAGGCACCGATCAGTGCTGTACGAAATTATCTAGAAGACGCCGCAACACTTCTCCACCTGACAGAGCGTTTACTTCAGCCAAAGATGACGCTTACTTTGCTTTAGGCCACTCGCATAACGcagttgatgacatcacagctgccTTTACGCTGCGTTACAAAGTACTTTCTTTGCTTCCGCTGGTGGGATTCAGCACCAACGAAATACAGGCGCTCGCCGACTTACCACGACAATTGgctccgagggttttgtcgtattCCGTCTCGGTCACAGGTCGCCCATGTTAATTTGCCTATTCCAGACCCTGATCTGGATCATTCCCAAAACGTAATCACTTTGAGTAGGGCTGCACGATATGGCCTAAAACCAATATCGCGATAcgcaatatatatatttatatacactcattcattcattgtcccaaccgcttaatccgttatcgggtcgcgggccaagctggagccaagcgagaggcaggggacaccctggacaagctgccagttcatcgcagggcaacacagagacagacaatcagccacacacacactcacacctacggacaatttagtgtcaccaatcagcctaggctgcatgttattggtggtgggaggaagccggagaacccggagagaacccacgcagacacggggagaacatgcagactcctcacagaatggccacaagtcagagacaaacctgcaaccatctcgctgtgaggcaacagtgcttaccactgcgccaccgagccgcccgtttatgtacatatatatatttatatatcaatATTCTGATTATATTGAGGCGTCAATATCAGTCTCAAGTGCACAACAGCAGAAACTGTGTGAACCGTGCGAGTGCATTCATCAGGACACAATCACCGATGTGTCAACATTTGTGCGTCATTCACTTTCATGCTGCAAGCGCTTTGGTGGAATGAGTGCATGTttggatttttaaaataaataactgcagtCAGTATAAATGTGGTCAGTCAAATGTCAGACATAAAGCCAGCTTGAGTTTCCAGCCGTTTCTCTGGGTGTGAGGTAAAGTATTGCTCAACCTGAAACCTGCTTTATAATCTTAGCGTCGTCTTAATCCGGGGAACCTTGTGGGGACATTTATCTTCCACATGCAGGTGTATCTAATGCTGCACACCTCCTGCGACAAGCAATTCATCATAAGCTGTACATTCACAAAGATAGCGTGTCCCTTTACCAGAATCCATAGTAAGAGCTGAAAGGGCCCATAGAAAAGTAGGCGGGATCGACAGCTTTGATCCTCCACCTGCTGACCGGGACGCTGaaccacagacaggcagacaggcagacagacagacaggcagacaggcagacaggcagaccaGCGTACAGACAGCCTAGTCCTTTGTGTCCACTGACAATGGGCATTTGTCCTTCCTTGGGATGGGTTGATCTCTGGATGGATCGCTGCCCTTTGCTcggaggtgggggggcacaGACAAGGCACGGGCTAGAAGACTGGAAGCTGAGAGACTCGAGTCCGCATCCTGCAGCTCTTAGGTCAGTTCTCAGATGACCGTTGAAGAATGTGCATGAATTATTGGCCTGCCGGCTCATCTGAGCTGAGAGATAGGAACAATGATCACAAACACCCTGAAAGGTTTGCACAGATCACTTTCATCATCAGCTGCTTGCTGCGAGATCAAAGGAAGTGACAGAACTGTTAGAAAAGTCACACGATTGTCTTCCCAAGCAAAAGCCACATCTCCAATATACGTCCAACAATTTAAATGTCCCAGAGACAAATCAGACACACTCTCAGGATTGAATAGTTCCATTACCATCAGAATGATTTCTGCGCTGAAGCTAGAGTTCGCTCTGACCTTTCttttggcttgggggggggggggtggcgacGACATTCACAGTCAATTACAGAGAGACAAGACGAGCAGACTGAAGACTAACTTGGCAGCGATGTCGCCAAGCTTACTGCAGAAGTATTCATTGTTATGGTAGcgtcctccctctccccctttCTTCACCTCCCACGGAAACGGCTCACGTGGTCTTTGATCAATTACGTCTCCGGGGAAACAAAATAAACCTTTGAATTATCCACAATAATGGTTGTTTCAAGAATGATGGCGCGTCATCAGCACTAATTCCTCCCGATAATAAGGACAAGTGGATGTCTcctgctcttattttgtaaaagAGGAGTTGACCAATGGGATGCAAAATCCTGTCTTTCTCCTGCAACATCAATATTTTCAGTCAGACCAAAGTAAACTTGTTCCATCTCTGGGAGGCGGTTCAAGCACAACAGAGGCTGATATTGTCCCGTCGGTGTTGGGATGCTCTTTGGGATGGTGGGCAGCAATGGGACCATTATCCAGCTGTTCAGATCTCTGACAGTAGACCTATTCTCTCACAACCCACACCTCCCGTTCCTCCTCTGGTCCTCTCGCACTCTGCCCCATTACAGACAGaggcccgcacacacacacacacactgacagaggaAGATGAGCATGAGGAGAATGTGAATACATACATATACCAATGCATGAGCGTAGGAGTGCAGGAAACAAGACATTAGCAAATACGCAATGGTAGAAGGAGACTTTAAAGTaccatacacgcacacacacacacacacacacactgcccagAATCAAGAGAGTCCACTAAAGCAGTCTGGACTTCAAAAGAAGGAAAGGATCTTTCGATAATAAGATCTAGTCACGACTGTAACTGGTCCTGACAGGTGCCAGCATCCATGTGCCTGTGGGCTGCCAGGCTCCCACATCCACTCTGACAGCTCATTACTCACAGAGCTCTGGCTGGCCAGGTTTCACTTCCAACTATTTTTTCCTTTGCAACTTAAACTCCTCTTGGACATTAGTGAGGGACTTCCGGCTCAGAATATCGGTTAGGGTGGGACGTTCCTGAAAGTGAAGCCGTAGAAACTGGACAAACATCGTCTGGTATTGTTGCAGAGAAGCTGAAGAGAGCAGAAACTGGTTCAGCCCGATTCATGGCAATAACCAGTAAACAAAGGCGACACACTTCCTCAGCCCCCACCATAGGTCATAGGTTCATATGGTTCATCGCATGTTTGGAGTGATACAATCACAAAAGAACACTTTAAAGAGCAACAGATGACTATTTTCTACATTCAACACATAATGGTACTTTTCATTAGAGGTTATCGCCTGATTGATTTCCAGAGAACATGTctggtgggatttgaagaagGCGGGTGTAAAccaggaatattccagaactggagGCCAATACGAGTTTGATATTTTAGAGATTGCAGCAGTCAATAATATCTGTTGTATTAAGATATGCAAACTGTTCCTGTTTGGTTTCCTCATTTCAAAAGCATTGCTTTTGTTATCTTGTGCTTAGCCTtttgcaaatgaaaaaaaacatggaacgcatttcatttcaacatttctaTGTTCTTGAATTgcttgtcattttatttaaattaacaaaaacacatcttgTTATTATACATAAGTAGGAAACGTATCTTCAAAGTACAAATACAAACCTCTCATACAATCAGCGACTACCTGACAGCTTCCAcgcagcagacagacaaaccggAAACTTTTTACCTGCAGTGGATTTTCCAGGATGTCTCCGTGGAGGTTCTGAGCGGAAGTCCTATTTTGGTTTGCCCCCTGAGAACTGGAATTCTCCATGTTCTCCGTATCGTTCTGATTAGGAATTAACATTTCCCAGATGGAAAGCCCCGCTTTCATCATATCCTTGTCCGCCGGTCACCGCATCTCATGCGGGATCCACGTCCACTGCAAAAAGTGCACGACTGTTGAGACGCGGCCGGAGTTTGTGCTGACTTCACAGGTGCGTGGCCCGTCGAGGAGGTCAGAATGTTGCCACCTGCTGGCCGTATTCAGCATGACAGAGAAACCCGAACGAGCTTCCAAAGGACGCATCTGGTTTAACAGAGCTTTGAACTACTGGTATTTGATGttctcacaacaacaacaacaacacgtgtgtCATTATTTATGAATCTACACATAAACTATTCAGCCATCGCTGGATATTAGGATTATTGCCAATCTTATGTTATTTATTAGCTATCTGTCGTACTTTAAACCTCAGCCCATTCAGCACAAAGGCctccagttctggaatattccaTCTTTACTGCCTGTATTTTTGTAAATGAACTGTGTAGTTGAGCGTGAGCAACCTGCAGGGACCTTCTGTGGAACTCAACCAGGTGACTGACGGCCTCTGAGGATCCGGGACGACTTCTGACACATCGCTGGGGTGGACTTTGAGGCTTGTTTGGGGCCGCTGCCTTTCAGGAACGTCTGATCCACTGATCCACCTCCATGCTTCTTGTGCTTCTACTGCTAAAGTCGATTATATATTATTTGTGAACATGTGCACAAAATTAGCATTTCTTCTGAACATGGAAACAGTCACAACTCGTGCCATGGCTGGAACGAACAGCTGTTCAGCCCTCATCATCACGTTTAGAAacctcagcagcagctcaaGGAAACTTAATCGGATAATCAATACAAGCAATGTTGATAACAAGGCCCAATCAGGAGGGCCATGTGTGATGTCCCCTTAGTGGGGGGGTCCAGCTGTCGGGGTCAAAGGCATGAACTCAGACACTTGGTTGTCGTGTCTTTTATAGGATCTGATCCGACTTCCTTTGTGTGAACAAATGAATATCGAATGCTTTGTTATGctgctgaaaatgaaatcatcAGGAGCAGATGGTGCTGAAGTTCCCTTTTAAACATAACCAACCTTTcccatcagacacacacacacacacgcgtataATGGCTACACCTATATTTGTCTTACTAGCGCATAATTCAGTATCATATTCTAAGACGTTAGCATGAAAATGCTCTGaaatatacattaaaatagATTCAAGAGACAAAGAAAGCTCCAGTTGACGACAGATGTCGATCGACGTCATTATGAACAGAGACACAGCACTGAGTTATCCTGTTAGTATAATCGTGATGTTCCCGAATGAAAAGCATCCAATAATAATGCAATAATTTCACTGCAACTTGATTACAGGTCTGGACTGCTTACATGCCAGACACTGATAATGGCATTATTTATTCAACGTAAATGAATAAATGCCATTTACTAGCTGTGTTTAATGactgcctacacacacacacacccatctacacacaaacacatctctCTACCACCCTCATGCTGTGACATGAAATGTTTAAGTAAATTACAAGTAACCAAAGAATGAAATGCTGCTCCCCGTGAGCACGCCTCCATCGTTAGCACCGCCCACCTCATTGCTATGGCACGCATTCATGCCTGCCACCAGAGTTGGCTAGTTATCACCACTGTGTCCACGCAGTGGTGATAACTAGCCTGATTAGTGTGCCAGCGCTCGCGCCGTGTTTACCGGTAACTCCATTTGTATTCATTCTGTCCCTTCGGTTTCGGCTCTCAGTCCTGAGTCACCCATAATCATTCGCTGCCTCAATAATCAGGCCCCATTTGATGCAATTACCGTGGTGTTAGGGGAAAGATGGAAGACAGATGGgatcacattttatttgacacGCTGGGATAACACGACTacctttattgtgtttttaaagcTCTCTGAATAATGCAGGTTCATTACAGTATCAGGGCTGGCAGGGATTCGGTGGAAGCTTTCCCTGACACCTCTGTCATCGATTGAGGAGGGTGTCATTTCCCCCCGTGGACACGGAGTCTTCATCCTTCACATGACATTCTGATGTGAAGGATGACGGCAGCGCACTGTTGAGTCCTGAGCTCAAACCCCGGAGAAGGACCGCAGTCAGAAATGTGAGTGAAGaagcaaagagaggagagggacggATGAGGAGCCAAGCGAAAAATGGGGAGCAACAGTCGACACAAAACAACCCAGCTTCAGACACTCTTTGGAGCTGCACCTCAGGATTTAAAAGAGAGAGTAGATGAAGAGATTGTCCTCTTCTTaccgtctctctcctctcatTCCGTTCTCACCCTGCAAcctttttctttcccctcctctATCTCGCTCCTGCACGGGTCGGAAGGAAATGTCATCTCGACTCTCAGACGGCGataaatgggtggatggatttGTCTCTTGACCGCATGAGGATTATTATGGAAGATGAGATTAGAAAATGAAAGTTTGAAAAGGTTATAACGGATAAATATGGATTTACTAATCTCCAGTTCCAACAACTAGGACATCAGAGGGACCACAAAATATTCTGATGATAAAACAGCCAATATGAGTCATTTTAAAAGCTTCGTTGGGAAACAGCGGAACTCAAATTAGCAGCCGAGATTCACGTGGAATTGTTTTTGACGAACTGGTGCATCtttcaaatcaaaaacaaattgaTTTTGTTCAAAACAAACACCATCGTTGGTTTCTGGTGATTTAAAGACGGAGCTTGAGATTCAAGTCACTGATCATTTCACTACTGAGgccgtttatttatttactgaggCACCAGAATAAAGCTGCCTGTCGTGTGATGATAAAATGTTGATGGGGTTCTTCAGAGGAAATGGGACATGAATGAAAGCCTGCCAGGAGCGCCCAGCAGCTGAATGGGAGCTATTTAAAATGCAAGAAGTTATCTGATGTGACCGGAACATGTTCTGAATACAGATCCTCCGTCACAGTTTTGCAACCTGAACATCATTAAGTGCACCAGAGTACAATTTTATGTAAAGCACACCTTGTGCTTTATTTTGATAGTAATTATTATTGGTTTGCTGTATGGTTCTATCATTCAGAGAGAATGATCACAGGTGAGCTTTGGTTGCCGGTTTGGTGAGGAAGTTCTTCCCTCCCGCCTCCTTCGTTGGGATTCGGAGGATGTCACAAACCTTATGGACAACGCAATCTGACAGACGagttgctgtgttttattttattttttacattcaaaAGTTACAACGTTTgcgtgagtttttttttaatatatatttcttcCACCGCTAAGGGCTGAATATAGCAAATGTGTTATTAGGCTGAAAAGAAGGACTTCTTTACAAATCAAGGCCttctaaaaatagaaatacgTCTATGCAAGCCAGCTGAGGAGCTACAGTACGAGAAATAGCACCTCCTCCACAAAGCGGCACATTGAAATCAACCACGTTGGAGGAGATTGAATCAAGAGCTGCCCAGTTCAATGGAAAGCAGAACGTGAATAATCTTCAGTCGATCGTCTCGGTGGGACAAATCATTTAGAACAATCACCTCATTTATTCCGAACAAAGCTGATGAAATGTGTCATTACAGACGCCGAGCTTCTCCACCCACGCTAATGACATCTGACGACACCcgtttggtaaaaaaaaaagccttctgcACTGATAGATATCAATTATGTCCACCTGAATCAGATAATCTGCGCAGAAGATTAACATTTCCCAGCAGGTGCTGTTTACTGTCACCTAAAAGCTAATCACATCTGAATGAGCAAAGGTATAGAGATGAGTTGTTGTCTATATGGGATGAGAAAAATCCCCACACAGCGAGAGGAACCACGATGAGAGACCATTAGAATGACACAGATCACTCAAGGAATCCCAGCGGTTGATGTCCAAGCTCTCCGTCAGACCCTGCTGGGTGAGAATAACGCTGAAGGATTATACTCAACGCACAGCATCCCCACACGACCACAGAGGATGCCACAAATGAGAGGCGCTGTAGCAATATCATAGCAGCAAGGAGGACGGTTGCATTGCATTCAATGCTCTCCTTAAGCTTAGCAGATCCTCCAGATCTACTGTGTGAGCACACAGAAGATCTATAGAGACCGTATGAGCAACAGGTTTTAGTTCAGACCATCTCATGGCTTTACATGCATGCGAGGGCATCCTAAAGTGCATAAATTAACGTGAGAAAGATGCTGTAAAGCGTTTCCAGCGTTGCCTGCAGCGTATATTCTGCAACAGCACACAGCAAGAAGGGCCCTGCTTCCAAGTGAGCCGACAATGTTTGAAAATGCAGATAAAGCTTAACTAGCCATCATAACAAAAAGCTGATCACAGCCTGAGGGAGCGACCGTTTCTTCTTCACCAGAAAGAGTTGATGGCGTTAAAACCTTTATCGAGCGCTCTGAAGTTGGGACCTACATTTTACCACATGTGTATTTTTCAAAGGCTGAAACAGGGCAAACAAAGAggggtattttttatttcagtgtgtgGACTCAGATGCAGAGACTTGCCATGATCTTCTGAATGTAATCAATAATTTACCGCCAACCTTTGTGCAAAACGCCTGCTGACAGCGAACTGAAATGTCGCAAGCCCAAGAGGAATTGCATTATAGGCAGCTTCTAGCTGCAGCCACTGTCGCCATTAATGGCATATAAAGAGATGTTTAAAGCAAACCTAACAAATAAAAGCTGCTCTGCTGTTTCGTGATGCAAGCCCTGCAGAGGCAGGCAGAGCTTCAGGTTCTCAGATGGATGAGACTCTTCCATTGATCTCCAGAGCATGGCAGCGAAGGCATACAActgttgcatcatgggagttgTAGGAGACAGTTTTGACGGAACTAAAGTGTCTGGGCATCCCCTGTAATTTGCGGTGACACATCACAGATTGCTCTAACGTTATTTTCGTCTGTCTTGtctgcttgccccccccccccggctgttaGCCTCGCCCCTCAGCATCATGATGCTGAGGTCATTTCGGGGGGGGCGGTGCTGAGGGAGCGCTGCATGTTGCTGCGCAGCAACAGATAGAGAGGAGAGCGCTCGGAATTCCCTCGCAGATGCAAACGCAGCTCGCCGGGCGCGGATCACTTCCTCTGGCTCCCAGTGTTTGGAGCTGGTCCCAGCCGCTGCAGGGAGCGGGAACCCCCCCGGTGGAAACAGGATGTAAAACCCAGCAGGTGCAGCAAACCCTCGGGTGGACCTCAGGGAATTAAGGAGCGTCAATTGATTTCCGTCTGGAGGAAACATCGCGCCGTCTCCTTTTGGAAGAggcttcctgctcctctcctccacgcCGTCGGTGTCTGCCTGCGTCCGGGGGACAGCGGTCCTCCACGCCGTCGGTGTCTGCCTGCGTCCGGGGGACAGCGGTCCTCCACGCCGTCGGTGTCTGCCTGCGTCCGGGGGACAGCGGTCCTCCACGCCGTCGGTGTCTGCCTGCGTCCGGGGGAGAGAGGTCTCTGGCCACTAACGCGCAATGCCGCGGCCGGATCGAAGACGCAGAGCCTTCAGTAAACTGAGCGCGCATTAAAGTAAGatcggtgtttgtgtgtttttgtttatgttaAAGGATTTTAATTCTATAGAATTCCTTCTGTGTTCTACTTTTAACAGCATGCAGGTGGCATTGAGTTCAAATCCAATATCAAATGTAATTGACTCCAGCCTTTTTCTCCCTTGCCTCTCCCTGAACGCATCTTTCTCTCCGCGCACGCCGATGTGATCCGTCACTCCTCCGCGTCCCTCTCCAGCCATGACGGGCCAGGTCCTGGTGAATCCGGCCGGCGGGGCTCACATGGACGACAACGCCGCCATCCGCATCAACGTGGGCGGCTTTAAGAAGCGTCTCCAGCCGACCACCCTCTCCAGGTTCCCCGAGACGAGGCTTGCGCGTCTCCTCCACTGCCATTCCAAAGAGTCCATCCTGGAGCTGTGCGACGACTACGACGACGCGGAGAAAGAGTTTTACTTCGACAGGAATCCGACTCTCTTCCCCTACGTGTTGAATTTCTACAACACGGGCCGCCTGCACGTCATGGCCGAGCTGTGCATCTTCTCGTTCAGCCAGGAGATCGAGTACTGGGGGATCAGCGAGTTCTTCATTgactcctgctgcagcagcgcctACCACTGCCGGAAGATGGACCAGGATCGGGAGAACTGGGAGGACAGGAGCGACGAGGGGAGCACCACGTCCTCCTTCGACGAGCTGCTGGAGTTCTACAGCGACGCCTCCAAGTTCGACAAGCAGCTGCTCGGGAGCGCGCGGCGGCGCGTGTGGCTCATGCTGGATAACCCCGGCTACTCCGTGGCGAGCcgcatcatcagcatcctctcCATCCTGGTGGTGCTCGGCTCCATCGCCACCATGTGCATGAACAGCATGGCTGAGTTCGGCCTCCCGGACAGCGAGGGCCGACCCGCGGAAGACCCTCGTTTCGAGGCGGTGGAGCACTTTGGCATCAGCTGGTTCACTCTGGAGCTGGTGGCCAGGTTCACGGTGGCGCCGGATCTGCTGCACTTCTTCGAGCACCCTCTGAACGTGATAGACCTGGTGTCCATACTGCCCTTTTACCTGACGCTCCTCATAAACCTCGCGGTGGAGAGCAGCCCGGCGCTGGCCAACCTCGGACGTGTGGCGCAAGTGCTGAGGCTGATGAGGATTTTCCGCATCCTGAAGCTGGCGCGTCACTCCACGGGGCTGCGCTCTCTGGGCGCCACGCTCAGGAACAGCTACAGGGAAGTGGGCCTTCTTCTCCTCTACCTGGCAGTCGGGGTGTCATTTTTCTCCGTCATGGCCTACACGGTGGAGAAAGAGGACACCGATGAGCTCTCCACCATCCCGGCCTGCTGGTGGTGGGCCACCGTCAGCATGACCACCGTCGGGTACGGAGACGTGGTGCCGGTGTCCATAGCGGGGAAGCTCACCGCTTCGGCGTGCATCCTGGCCGGGATCTTGGTGGTTGTTCTTCCAATCACGCTCATCTTTAACAAATTTTCTCTGTTCTacaagagacagaaacagctgGAGGTCGCGATGAGAAGCTGCGACTTCGACGAGGGGATAAAAGAGGTTCCCTCGGTCAACCTGAGGAACTATTACGCTCACAAAGTCAAATCCCTCATGGCGAGCTTGTCAAACATGAGTCGGAGCTCCCCCAGTGAACACAGTCTGAATGAATCCATCCACTGAGGGCGCGGGGCGCCGCTGACTCCACGCGGCTGCGTGACGCGCTGTCCAGGGTGCTGAAGAGAACAAGCCCACCCTCTCCCTTCCACTGTTGTCTGACCGTCGCCTCGCTGTAGCTCAGTGCAATAACGTGTTAGCCTGCGTGTCAGTCTCTATGAGGATGTATAAATGTGCAGGCGGCACGGGCCCACCTGCACAGCGCCTTGGTTGTTTCCAGTCCTAGGTGGTGTCACGCTGTCGTCCCTCTCCAGTCATCCTCCTCGTGATCAAATATGTCCGAGAGTCACTCCAGCTGTATCTCTATTGAAGAATGTTGATGTGTAAGTGTAATGTTGCAGCACTCCAGATGTGTGGTTAAAGCAAACTATATTAAACACAAATGCTCAGCGCACCTCCTCATGTTTTTTATGTGCTGACAGGCACGTTTAGGACGCTCCCGTTTAGGACTGAACATAGAGGAGTGGAGTGTTTATAACAGTCTGACAGCATAGCAGCGACCTTTATTCTGAGGATCCTGAATAATTACTAATGACAATAACTATTAAACTGTCAGGTATATCACAGCCCCAGATGGTAGAAGTTAGACGTTATcatttgtttcttattttattgtttgtttgtttttaatctcaatCCTCCCTTCTCCAAACCGTTTGTCTCTAATCTCCAGCCTGTAAACTTGGACGAATGGGCTTGTCTGCCTGCTTGTGTCTCCTCTTTCTGCCAGGCCGTTAAGGTCGCGAAGCAAAAGCTATTCAGCTGAGACTGCATGAAAGTCTTTGCCTCCCCACTCACCCTTCTTCTGGTCGCTCCACGGTGAGCATCTGTCACTTGATGCAGcggc
Protein-coding regions in this window:
- the LOC137917651 gene encoding potassium voltage-gated channel subfamily S member 2-like, giving the protein MTGQVLVNPAGGAHMDDNAAIRINVGGFKKRLQPTTLSRFPETRLARLLHCHSKESILELCDDYDDAEKEFYFDRNPTLFPYVLNFYNTGRLHVMAELCIFSFSQEIEYWGISEFFIDSCCSSAYHCRKMDQDRENWEDRSDEGSTTSSFDELLEFYSDASKFDKQLLGSARRRVWLMLDNPGYSVASRIISILSILVVLGSIATMCMNSMAEFGLPDSEGRPAEDPRFEAVEHFGISWFTLELVARFTVAPDLLHFFEHPLNVIDLVSILPFYLTLLINLAVESSPALANLGRVAQVLRLMRIFRILKLARHSTGLRSLGATLRNSYREVGLLLLYLAVGVSFFSVMAYTVEKEDTDELSTIPACWWWATVSMTTVGYGDVVPVSIAGKLTASACILAGILVVVLPITLIFNKFSLFYKRQKQLEVAMRSCDFDEGIKEVPSVNLRNYYAHKVKSLMASLSNMSRSSPSEHSLNESIH